One window from the genome of Pseudonocardia hierapolitana encodes:
- a CDS encoding carbohydrate ABC transporter permease, with protein sequence MLYAVGGTGAFLVFTVPLAWALFRSVQPGDVIVAAPDPATFFDVTGENFVALVTGPGNLIGAVGNSLVVALSTAALTTVLATAAGYGFARFRFRSGPVLFALVVASMMVPFQAILTPLYLQMNTMRLTDSLFGLVLFNTTVNLPFGILVMRNAFSSVPGELEDSAHIDGASTLRIVTSVLRPLIVPGAATVALYAFLAAWTEFLGALTFLTDRDLYTLPVALVNLQQGTYGDIDFGFIAAGSVIAMIPCVVLYVALQRFYVAGLASGAVKG encoded by the coding sequence GTGCTCTACGCGGTGGGCGGCACGGGCGCCTTCCTGGTGTTCACCGTGCCGCTCGCGTGGGCGCTGTTCCGGTCCGTGCAGCCTGGCGACGTGATCGTGGCCGCGCCGGACCCGGCCACGTTCTTCGACGTGACCGGTGAGAACTTCGTCGCGCTGGTGACGGGCCCCGGCAACCTGATCGGGGCGGTCGGCAACAGCCTCGTCGTGGCGCTGTCCACGGCCGCGCTCACCACGGTGCTCGCCACCGCGGCGGGCTACGGGTTCGCCCGGTTCCGCTTCCGCTCGGGTCCGGTGCTGTTCGCGCTGGTCGTGGCGTCGATGATGGTGCCGTTCCAGGCGATCCTCACGCCGCTGTACCTGCAGATGAACACCATGCGGCTCACCGACAGCCTGTTCGGGCTGGTGCTGTTCAACACCACCGTGAACCTGCCGTTCGGGATCCTCGTGATGCGCAACGCCTTCTCGTCGGTGCCAGGCGAGCTGGAGGACTCGGCGCACATCGACGGGGCGAGCACCCTCCGGATCGTCACGTCGGTGCTCCGGCCGCTGATCGTGCCGGGCGCGGCCACCGTGGCGTTGTACGCCTTCCTCGCCGCGTGGACGGAGTTCCTCGGCGCCCTCACGTTCCTCACCGACCGCGACCTCTACACGCTCCCGGTGGCGCTGGTGAACCTGCAACAGGGCACGTACGGGGACATCGACTTCGGGTTCATCGCCGCCGGGTCGGTGATCGCGATGATCCCCTGCGTCGTGCTCTACGTGGCGCTCCAACGCTTCTACGTCGCGGGGCTGGCCTCCGGCGCGGTGAAGGGCTAG
- a CDS encoding carbohydrate ABC transporter permease — MSAVLSASAARRAPDAAPARKRQHSLTHPPRTGLLLVAPALAMIAVFVLVPLLFALGISFTNWPLIGQVEPSGLTNYVSIGSDIGFAAAVGYTLLYTAIVTLPILVLGYALAVLVRSRRRGATLLRTVFFLPFVVGLTTLSFITLLEAQPNSGAINLVLAALGITDGSTAWLVDGALATVLISVLVIWGVAGLTMLLLMAGMQAIPREVYESADLDGASWWQQEWRITIPMLRRTIAMSLVISVIGSLLAFTQFYILTGGGPGSATTTVVLHIYKRAFVQLQLGAATALSIVLVVVVALVTALQLRLLRSEE, encoded by the coding sequence ATGAGCGCCGTGCTGTCCGCGTCTGCGGCGCGCCGGGCGCCCGATGCGGCACCGGCCCGGAAGCGGCAGCACTCGCTCACCCACCCGCCCCGCACCGGCCTGCTGCTGGTGGCGCCCGCACTGGCGATGATCGCGGTGTTCGTCCTGGTGCCGCTGCTGTTCGCGCTCGGGATCTCGTTCACGAACTGGCCGCTGATCGGGCAGGTCGAACCCAGCGGCCTCACGAACTACGTGAGCATCGGCAGCGACATCGGCTTCGCGGCGGCCGTCGGCTACACGCTGCTCTACACGGCGATCGTGACGCTGCCGATCCTCGTGCTCGGCTACGCGCTCGCCGTGCTGGTGCGCAGCAGGCGCCGGGGCGCGACGCTGCTGCGCACGGTGTTCTTCCTGCCGTTCGTGGTGGGGCTGACGACGCTGTCGTTCATCACGCTGCTGGAGGCGCAGCCGAACAGCGGCGCGATCAACCTCGTGCTCGCGGCCCTCGGCATCACCGACGGCAGCACCGCGTGGCTCGTGGACGGCGCGCTGGCCACCGTGCTGATCTCGGTGCTCGTGATCTGGGGCGTCGCGGGCCTGACGATGCTGCTGCTGATGGCCGGGATGCAGGCCATCCCCCGCGAGGTCTACGAGTCCGCCGACCTCGACGGCGCGAGCTGGTGGCAGCAGGAGTGGCGGATCACGATCCCGATGCTGCGCCGCACGATCGCGATGAGCCTGGTGATCTCGGTGATCGGCTCGCTGCTGGCGTTCACCCAGTTCTACATCCTCACGGGCGGCGGCCCGGGATCCGCGACGACGACCGTCGTCCTCCACATCTACAAGCGCGCCTTCGTGCAGCTGCAGCTCGGGGCGGCGACCGCCCTGTCGATCGTGCTGGTGGTCGTGGTCGCGCTGGTGACGGCCCTGCAGCTGCGGCTGCTGCGCAGCGAGGAGTGA
- a CDS encoding ABC transporter substrate-binding protein, giving the protein MLTSPTTSRRGFLRLAGLGALAAGLPACSSVLPAPDTTAPGFGTSATGSVRVWCRANTQTGLTAVVDAFNASQDRLVVELTPIPDVQYVTKLATAIRARDVPDLVDIDDINSLLFVFRDAFTDLTDLIAQLDFGDRLSPGHLALGTVGERRFAVPYLADNSALFCNTRLFEQAGLDVDEATTDLDSLLDAARRITALGGDVRGWTFPGNATGALGFVVQPHVWAADTDLIKGEVGAQSGNVAGNDAVARMLEFYRALWADGLVPPENFADDASRWGSDFRAGRIGMMPTNYSTVTSDADPALVAATTVRLLPGPDGGRAFFDGGDNMCIPRGATNASGAWEFMRFALDLPQQSALPEGGYTPVRSDVATPEFAARYPLVLPPLLQQQEGYAPKTLSYNEIYNQPDGPWLTMFRRAVFDGEIEAAMTEAQEGYDRILGQARA; this is encoded by the coding sequence GTGTTGACCTCACCGACGACCTCACGCCGCGGTTTCCTCCGCCTCGCCGGTCTCGGCGCGCTGGCCGCCGGGCTGCCGGCGTGCAGCTCGGTGCTCCCGGCGCCGGACACCACGGCGCCCGGCTTCGGCACCTCGGCCACCGGCAGCGTGCGCGTATGGTGCCGGGCCAACACGCAGACCGGGCTCACTGCGGTGGTGGATGCGTTCAACGCGAGCCAGGACCGGCTCGTCGTCGAGCTGACCCCGATTCCGGACGTCCAGTACGTCACGAAGCTCGCCACCGCGATCCGGGCCCGGGACGTGCCGGACCTGGTGGACATCGACGACATCAACTCGCTGCTGTTCGTCTTCCGCGACGCGTTCACCGACCTCACGGACCTGATCGCGCAGCTGGACTTCGGCGACCGGCTCAGCCCGGGGCACCTCGCGCTGGGCACGGTCGGCGAGCGCCGCTTCGCCGTCCCCTACCTCGCCGACAACTCCGCTCTGTTCTGCAACACGCGGCTGTTCGAGCAGGCCGGGCTCGACGTCGACGAGGCCACCACCGACCTCGACTCCCTGCTCGACGCGGCGCGGCGGATCACCGCGCTCGGTGGGGACGTCCGCGGCTGGACGTTCCCCGGCAACGCGACCGGTGCGCTCGGGTTCGTGGTGCAGCCGCACGTCTGGGCGGCCGACACCGACCTGATCAAGGGCGAGGTCGGCGCCCAGTCCGGCAACGTCGCCGGCAACGACGCGGTGGCGCGGATGCTCGAGTTCTACCGGGCGCTGTGGGCCGACGGGCTGGTGCCGCCGGAGAACTTCGCCGACGACGCATCGCGCTGGGGGTCGGACTTCCGGGCGGGCCGCATCGGGATGATGCCCACCAACTACAGCACCGTGACCTCGGACGCCGACCCGGCGCTCGTGGCCGCGACGACGGTCCGGCTGCTGCCCGGTCCGGACGGCGGCCGGGCGTTCTTCGACGGTGGCGACAACATGTGCATCCCGCGCGGCGCCACCAACGCGTCCGGCGCGTGGGAGTTCATGAGGTTCGCGCTCGACCTCCCGCAGCAGTCCGCGCTGCCCGAGGGCGGGTACACGCCCGTCCGCTCCGACGTCGCGACGCCGGAGTTCGCCGCGCGGTACCCGCTGGTCCTCCCCCCGCTGCTGCAGCAGCAGGAGGGCTACGCACCCAAGACGCTGTCCTACAACGAGATCTACAACCAGCCGGACGGCCCGTGGCTCACGATGTTCCGCCGCGCGGTCTTCGACGGCGAGATCGAGGCGGCAATGACAGAAGCGCAAGAGGGCTACGACCGGATCCTCGGGCAGGCCCGCGCATGA
- a CDS encoding glycoside hydrolase family 127 protein gives MTATSSSTGTRGPAAPTDGARVALHPLGIGDVRIGGFWAERQGANASAVRVGLQRLEEAGNLQNLRIAAGRADGEAIGPVFADSDVYKWLEAVAWEYARQPSDELLEMQREVTRIIAAAQADDGYLNSVVQVRHGNRRYTDLPWSHEHYCAGHLIQAAVAQVRCTGDTALLDVAVRLADHLAGTFGEDRRHDVDGHPVIEMALVELYREAADPRHLELARYFVEARGRGLIAAYGKEPTYFSDRVPVREATTVEGHAVRAVYLAAGAADVAAELGDEELLQALRTQFDHMTATKTYVTGGLGARWEGEAFGDPYELPTDRAYAETCAAIGGVQWAWRMLLATGDARYADAIERMLYNGFLAGVSLSGTEYFYVNLLQHRSDAHADGNRSPAHGRRGWFDCACCPPNVMRTLSGLEGYLATHDGSGVQLHQYAPGTITAGGTTLTVETDYPWDGLVRVRVDAAPGPFRLSLRVPAWAEGATIGTRPAPPGYVHIDAAAGDVVELRLPMEVRTTTAHPRVDAVRGCIALERGPLVYAAEQADHDTPVDDVRIDPDAPRSSEHRPDLLGGVTVVTAGGLTLVPYYAWANRGPAPMRVWIPTT, from the coding sequence ATGACGGCGACCTCGTCCTCGACCGGCACGCGCGGCCCCGCCGCCCCGACGGACGGGGCCCGGGTGGCACTGCACCCGCTCGGCATCGGCGACGTCCGGATCGGCGGCTTCTGGGCCGAGCGGCAGGGGGCCAACGCATCGGCCGTCCGGGTCGGGCTGCAGCGGCTGGAAGAGGCGGGCAACCTCCAGAACCTGCGCATCGCCGCCGGCCGGGCCGATGGCGAGGCGATCGGGCCGGTCTTCGCCGACTCCGACGTCTACAAGTGGCTCGAGGCCGTGGCCTGGGAGTACGCCCGTCAGCCCTCGGACGAGCTGCTGGAGATGCAGCGGGAGGTCACCCGGATCATCGCCGCGGCCCAGGCCGACGACGGCTACCTGAACTCCGTCGTGCAGGTCCGGCACGGGAACAGGCGCTACACCGACCTGCCGTGGAGTCACGAGCACTACTGCGCGGGGCACCTGATCCAGGCGGCAGTGGCCCAGGTGCGCTGCACCGGCGACACCGCGCTGCTCGACGTCGCGGTGAGGCTCGCCGACCACCTGGCCGGGACGTTCGGCGAGGACCGCCGCCACGACGTCGACGGTCACCCGGTGATCGAGATGGCGCTGGTCGAGCTGTACCGCGAGGCCGCCGACCCGCGCCACCTGGAGCTGGCCCGCTACTTCGTCGAGGCCCGCGGGCGCGGCCTGATCGCGGCCTACGGCAAGGAGCCCACGTACTTCTCCGACCGGGTGCCGGTGCGCGAGGCCACCACCGTCGAGGGCCACGCCGTGCGTGCGGTCTACCTCGCGGCGGGCGCCGCCGACGTGGCCGCCGAGCTGGGCGACGAGGAGCTCCTGCAGGCGCTGCGCACCCAGTTCGACCACATGACGGCCACGAAGACGTACGTGACCGGCGGGCTGGGCGCGCGCTGGGAGGGCGAGGCGTTCGGCGACCCGTACGAGCTGCCCACCGACCGCGCCTACGCCGAGACGTGCGCGGCGATCGGCGGCGTCCAGTGGGCATGGCGGATGCTGCTCGCCACCGGCGACGCCCGCTACGCCGACGCGATCGAGCGCATGCTCTACAACGGCTTCCTGGCCGGGGTCTCGCTGTCGGGCACCGAGTACTTCTACGTCAACCTGCTGCAGCACCGCAGCGACGCCCACGCCGACGGCAACCGCTCCCCCGCCCACGGCCGTCGTGGTTGGTTCGACTGCGCCTGTTGCCCGCCCAACGTCATGCGCACGCTCTCCGGTCTGGAGGGCTACCTCGCCACGCACGACGGCAGCGGCGTCCAGCTGCACCAGTACGCGCCGGGCACGATCACGGCGGGCGGGACGACGCTGACCGTCGAGACCGACTACCCATGGGACGGGCTCGTGCGGGTGCGCGTCGACGCCGCCCCCGGCCCGTTCCGGCTCTCACTGCGCGTGCCCGCGTGGGCGGAGGGAGCCACGATCGGCACGCGGCCGGCGCCGCCCGGTTACGTCCACATCGACGCCGCGGCGGGCGACGTCGTGGAGCTGCGGCTGCCGATGGAGGTGCGCACCACCACGGCGCACCCCCGCGTCGACGCGGTGCGCGGCTGCATCGCGCTGGAGCGCGGCCCGCTCGTGTACGCCGCCGAGCAGGCCGACCACGACACCCCGGTCGACGACGTGCGCATCGACCCGGACGCCCCGCGGTCGAGCGAGCACCGCCCCGACCTGCTCGGCGGCGTCACCGTCGTCACCGCGGGTGGGCTGACCCTCGTGCCGTACTACGCCTGGGCCAACCGCGGCCCCGCCCCGATGCGCGTCTGGATCCCCACCACCTGA
- a CDS encoding LacI family DNA-binding transcriptional regulator, producing MTSGRTGAVRITDVAALAGVSPGTASKALNDTGQLRAETRERVRRAAEQLGFTPDGRGRALSSGRSYTVGLITTDSSGRFSIPIMLGAEDALSAGEMALLLCDTRDDPVREQHYVRTLLARGVDGIIVTGRRTEPRAPIKVPIPVVYAFSSSTDPADASVVVDDHGGATSAVGHLLDIGRTAIAHVTGPERHRSAVERARAATGTAGAAFRGPALYGEWSERWGRAAVDLLLRAHPDLDAVSCGSDQIARGVCERLRELGRRIPDDVAVTGYDNWDVMALACRPSLTTVDLELEELGRRAAGMLLDAVAGRPHRGTLEMPTRLVIRASTLPD from the coding sequence GTGACGAGTGGCCGTACCGGCGCCGTCCGCATCACCGACGTCGCCGCGCTCGCCGGGGTGTCGCCCGGCACCGCGTCGAAGGCGCTCAACGACACCGGTCAGCTGCGCGCGGAGACCCGCGAGCGGGTCCGGCGGGCCGCGGAGCAGCTCGGGTTCACCCCGGACGGCCGCGGGCGCGCGCTGTCGTCCGGGCGCAGCTACACGGTCGGGCTGATCACCACCGACAGCTCGGGGCGGTTCAGCATCCCGATCATGCTCGGGGCCGAGGACGCGCTCTCCGCCGGCGAGATGGCGCTGCTGCTCTGCGACACCCGGGACGACCCGGTGCGCGAGCAGCACTACGTCCGAACGCTGCTCGCCCGCGGGGTCGACGGCATCATCGTCACGGGCAGGCGCACCGAGCCGCGCGCGCCGATCAAGGTGCCGATCCCGGTCGTGTACGCGTTCTCCAGTTCCACCGATCCGGCCGACGCCTCCGTCGTGGTCGACGACCACGGCGGCGCCACCAGCGCCGTCGGGCACCTCCTGGACATCGGCCGCACGGCGATCGCGCACGTCACGGGGCCGGAGCGGCACCGCAGTGCCGTCGAACGCGCCCGGGCGGCCACCGGCACGGCGGGCGCCGCGTTCCGCGGGCCCGCTCTCTACGGGGAGTGGAGCGAGCGGTGGGGTCGGGCCGCGGTGGACCTGCTGCTGCGCGCCCACCCGGACCTCGACGCCGTGTCCTGCGGCAGCGACCAGATCGCCCGGGGCGTCTGCGAGCGGCTGCGGGAGCTGGGCAGGCGGATCCCCGACGACGTCGCCGTCACCGGCTACGACAACTGGGACGTGATGGCCCTCGCGTGCCGCCCGTCGCTCACCACCGTGGACCTGGAGTTGGAGGAGCTGGGCCGCCGGGCCGCCGGAATGCTGCTCGACGCCGTGGCCGGGCGGCCGCACCGCGGCACGCTCGAGATGCCGACCCGCCTGGTGATCCGTGCCTCGACCCTGCCCGACTGA
- a CDS encoding methyltransferase family protein — translation MDVGSRRRRAALASAAFMLAGPGTVAGVVPYLLTRWRARSPLPGGTAARVTGTVLIGGGAAVITSAFARFVREGLGTPVPVAAPTELVVGGIYRYVRNPMYLALASTVLGQALVLGRGRLLLYVGIMSGPVDAYVLLCEEPRLAARFGEQYERYRAAVPRWLPRLRPWNPEQELGDHARVGSRA, via the coding sequence GTGGACGTCGGCAGCCGACGCAGGAGGGCCGCCCTGGCCTCGGCCGCCTTCATGCTGGCAGGGCCCGGCACGGTTGCAGGCGTCGTGCCCTACCTGTTGACCCGCTGGCGGGCCCGCAGCCCGTTGCCGGGCGGCACCGCAGCGCGGGTGACCGGCACCGTGCTCATCGGCGGGGGTGCCGCCGTGATCACCTCGGCCTTCGCGCGCTTCGTGCGGGAAGGGCTCGGGACGCCGGTCCCGGTGGCCGCGCCCACCGAGCTGGTGGTCGGCGGGATCTACCGGTACGTGCGCAACCCGATGTACCTCGCACTGGCCTCGACCGTCCTGGGGCAGGCGCTGGTGCTCGGGCGCGGGCGGCTGCTGTTGTACGTCGGGATCATGTCCGGGCCCGTCGATGCGTACGTGCTCCTGTGCGAGGAGCCGCGGCTCGCGGCCAGGTTCGGCGAGCAGTACGAGCGCTACCGCGCGGCGGTGCCGCGCTGGCTGCCGCGCCTTCGCCCCTGGAACCCGGAGCAGGAGTTGGGCGATCACGCGCGCGTAGGCTCGCGCGCGTGA
- the cofD gene encoding 2-phospho-L-lactate transferase, which yields MRVTVLVGGVGGARFLLGVKAALGLPATGEGESEHEITAVVNVGDDVWMHGVRICPDLDTCMYTLGGGIDTERGWGRLGETWTVRDELAAYGAEPTWFGLGDRDLATHLVRTRMLRAGYALSDVTAALCERWRPGVRLLPATDDRVETHVVVDDPDTGPQARKAIHFQEWWVRFHAEPTAHEIVSVGAEQANVLPAARDAIRDADAVLLAPSNPVVSIGTILAVPGVRDALRETRAKVVGLSPIVGGKPVRGMADACLTAIGVETTAEAVGRHLGARADGGVLDGWLVHSGDTAEVPGVEVRSVPLLMTDVEATAEMARRALELAGTTVA from the coding sequence GTGAGAGTCACGGTGCTGGTGGGCGGTGTCGGCGGGGCCCGGTTCCTGCTCGGGGTGAAGGCGGCCCTCGGGCTGCCGGCCACGGGTGAGGGCGAGTCGGAGCACGAGATCACCGCGGTCGTGAACGTCGGCGACGACGTGTGGATGCACGGCGTGCGGATCTGCCCCGACCTCGACACCTGCATGTACACCCTGGGCGGCGGCATCGACACCGAACGCGGCTGGGGACGGCTCGGCGAGACGTGGACGGTGCGCGACGAGCTCGCCGCGTACGGCGCCGAACCCACGTGGTTCGGGCTCGGCGACCGCGACCTCGCCACCCACCTGGTGCGCACCCGGATGCTCCGCGCCGGCTACGCGCTCTCCGACGTCACCGCGGCGTTGTGCGAGCGCTGGCGTCCCGGTGTCCGGCTGCTGCCGGCCACCGACGACCGGGTGGAGACGCACGTGGTCGTGGACGACCCCGACACCGGCCCACAGGCCCGCAAGGCGATCCACTTCCAGGAGTGGTGGGTGCGCTTCCACGCCGAGCCGACCGCCCACGAGATCGTCTCCGTCGGTGCGGAGCAGGCGAACGTGCTGCCGGCCGCGCGCGACGCGATCCGCGACGCCGACGCCGTGCTGCTCGCCCCGTCGAACCCGGTGGTGAGCATCGGCACGATCCTCGCCGTCCCCGGCGTGCGCGACGCCCTGCGCGAGACGAGGGCGAAGGTCGTGGGGCTCTCGCCGATCGTCGGCGGCAAGCCGGTGCGCGGGATGGCCGACGCCTGCCTCACCGCGATCGGCGTGGAGACCACGGCCGAGGCCGTCGGGCGGCATCTCGGGGCGCGCGCCGACGGCGGGGTGCTCGACGGCTGGCTCGTGCACAGCGGCGACACCGCAGAGGTGCCGGGGGTCGAGGTGCGGTCCGTGCCCCTGCTGATGACCGACGTCGAGGCCACCGCGGAGATGGCCCGGCGCGCCCTGGAGCTGGCGGGGACCACCGTTGCGTGA
- a CDS encoding coenzyme F420-0:L-glutamate ligase, producing the protein MRDHAAPEGLTVLPVRGLPDFRPGDDLAGALAAAAPWLEDGDVVVVTSKVFSKVEGRLVPAPTDPEARDALRRELVLAETERVLARRGRTLIVQGKLGIVQAAAGVDGSNVRRDELALLPADPDASAARLRADLKRLIGVDVAVLVTDTLGRTWRVGQTDVAIGSSGLPVLHRYEGMHDAEGNELLVTEVALADELAAAADLAKGKLGGLPVAVVRGLSPVDDGSTARDLVRPVEEDLFWLGTEEAIAQGRREAVLLRRDSDEFADEQVDESAVRRAAGAALATEPTIRFAWLRDRDRRAALLDALADERLRRAPELVLAFSAGADPLAAGAGVQSFRVALATEGLASYWTASIATDLVRGFVDIPPGWQLRGAVGVGVPAEPPQPRSPGDPATGLVEW; encoded by the coding sequence TTGCGTGATCACGCCGCCCCCGAGGGCCTCACCGTCCTCCCGGTCCGCGGGCTGCCGGACTTCCGCCCCGGTGACGACCTGGCCGGTGCACTGGCCGCGGCGGCGCCGTGGCTCGAGGACGGCGACGTCGTCGTCGTCACGTCCAAGGTGTTCTCCAAGGTCGAGGGCAGGCTCGTCCCGGCTCCCACCGATCCCGAGGCGCGCGACGCGCTGCGGCGCGAGCTCGTCCTCGCCGAGACCGAGCGGGTGCTCGCCCGCCGCGGGCGGACCCTGATCGTCCAGGGGAAGCTCGGCATCGTGCAGGCCGCGGCGGGGGTCGACGGCTCGAACGTGCGGCGCGACGAGCTCGCCCTCCTCCCCGCCGACCCGGACGCGAGCGCCGCCCGGTTGCGGGCCGATCTGAAGCGGCTGATCGGCGTCGACGTGGCGGTGCTCGTCACCGACACGCTCGGCCGCACCTGGCGGGTGGGGCAGACCGACGTCGCGATCGGCTCGTCCGGGCTGCCCGTGCTGCACCGCTACGAGGGCATGCACGACGCCGAGGGCAACGAGCTGCTGGTCACCGAGGTCGCGCTGGCCGACGAGCTGGCGGCGGCCGCCGACCTGGCCAAGGGGAAGCTCGGTGGGTTGCCGGTGGCGGTGGTCCGCGGCCTGAGCCCGGTGGACGACGGCTCCACCGCGCGCGACCTCGTCCGCCCGGTCGAGGAGGACCTGTTCTGGCTCGGTACCGAGGAGGCCATCGCCCAAGGCAGGCGCGAGGCCGTCCTGCTGCGGCGCGACAGCGACGAGTTCGCCGACGAGCAGGTGGACGAGTCCGCGGTCCGGCGCGCGGCGGGCGCTGCGCTCGCGACCGAGCCGACGATCAGGTTCGCCTGGCTGCGTGACCGGGACCGCCGCGCCGCGCTGCTCGACGCGCTGGCCGACGAGCGTCTGCGTCGCGCTCCGGAACTCGTGCTCGCCTTCTCCGCAGGCGCGGATCCACTGGCCGCGGGCGCCGGCGTGCAGTCGTTCCGGGTTGCGCTGGCCACCGAGGGCCTCGCCTCGTACTGGACGGCGTCGATCGCGACGGACCTGGTCCGCGGCTTCGTCGACATCCCGCCCGGCTGGCAGCTGCGCGGCGCCGTCGGCGTGGGCGTGCCGGCCGAACCGCCGCAGCCGCGTTCCCCCGGCGACCCGGCCACCGGGCTCGTCGAGTGGTAG
- a CDS encoding NUDIX hydrolase has protein sequence MVAPATAAAELRAWEPPDPGQQGLRHALLAFIDARPEDACSRSCVPGHLTASALVVDAAAEHTLLTLHPRVGRWIQLGGHCESGDPSLAGAALREATEESGMDGLVIDPEPLHVDVHPITCSLGLPTRHLDVRFLVRAPAGAVPRISEESDDLRWWPLDALPGDTDTVPAMVAAARHRLS, from the coding sequence GTGGTAGCGCCCGCCACGGCGGCCGCGGAGCTGCGCGCCTGGGAACCACCGGACCCGGGGCAGCAGGGCCTGCGGCACGCGCTGCTCGCCTTCATCGACGCCCGCCCGGAGGACGCGTGCTCGCGTTCCTGCGTACCCGGCCACCTCACCGCGTCGGCGCTCGTGGTCGACGCCGCCGCTGAGCACACGCTGCTCACCCTGCACCCGCGGGTGGGGCGCTGGATCCAGCTGGGCGGGCACTGCGAGTCCGGCGACCCCTCGCTCGCCGGTGCGGCGCTGCGGGAGGCCACCGAGGAGTCGGGCATGGACGGGCTCGTGATCGACCCGGAGCCGCTGCACGTCGACGTCCACCCGATCACGTGCTCGCTCGGCCTGCCGACCCGGCACCTCGACGTCCGGTTCCTCGTGCGGGCGCCCGCCGGGGCCGTGCCGCGGATCAGCGAGGAGTCCGACGACCTGCGCTGGTGGCCCCTCGACGCCCTCCCGGGCGACACCGACACCGTCCCTGCGATGGTCGCCGCGGCCCGCCACCGCCTCTCCTGA
- a CDS encoding site-2 protease family protein, producing MTGTPYAIAEGSSALLTTGIVLLVLGGWAVSLCLHEFGHAAVAYRGGDHSVRAKGYLTLDIRRYTDVGLSFVLPIVILLVGGIPLPGGAVWINHGAIRSRGVQSLVSLAGPATNLVIGGLLTAAVALVEMPIGLAIGLSCLAFIQVIAFVLNILPIPGLDGFGVIEPFLSPNTRRMAARVRPWAPLVLFVLIISVPGVSSVFFQAGGTVFAAVGGDARLAFAGYSELLFWR from the coding sequence GTGACCGGCACGCCCTACGCGATCGCCGAGGGCTCCTCGGCACTGCTCACGACCGGGATCGTGCTGCTCGTGCTGGGCGGGTGGGCCGTGTCACTGTGCCTGCACGAGTTCGGGCACGCCGCCGTGGCGTATCGCGGGGGCGACCACTCGGTGCGCGCCAAGGGCTACCTCACCCTCGACATCCGCCGCTACACCGACGTCGGGCTGTCGTTCGTGCTCCCGATCGTGATCCTCCTCGTGGGTGGGATCCCGCTCCCCGGTGGAGCAGTGTGGATCAACCACGGGGCGATCCGGTCGCGGGGCGTGCAGAGCCTCGTGTCGCTGGCCGGTCCCGCGACGAACCTGGTGATCGGCGGGCTGCTCACGGCGGCCGTCGCGCTCGTGGAGATGCCGATCGGACTCGCGATCGGGCTGTCGTGCCTCGCGTTCATCCAGGTGATCGCGTTCGTCCTCAACATCCTGCCGATCCCCGGCCTCGACGGGTTCGGCGTGATCGAGCCGTTCCTGTCACCGAACACGCGCCGGATGGCGGCCCGCGTGCGGCCGTGGGCTCCGCTCGTGCTGTTCGTGCTGATCATCAGCGTGCCGGGCGTCAGCTCGGTGTTCTTCCAGGCGGGCGGCACGGTGTTCGCAGCGGTCGGCGGAGACGCCCGCCTCGCGTTCGCGGGCTACTCGGAGCTCCTCTTCTGGCGCTGA
- a CDS encoding WhiB family transcriptional regulator: protein MNVITATMGLVETSGGVPYPTADPFGEAVVALAEEDGEEQDWQERALCAQTDPEAFFPEKGGSTREAKRICSGCEVRAECLEYALAHDERFGIWGGLSERERRRLRRAAS, encoded by the coding sequence GTGAACGTGATCACAGCCACGATGGGGCTGGTCGAAACCTCTGGGGGAGTTCCGTATCCGACCGCGGACCCGTTCGGCGAAGCCGTCGTCGCCCTTGCCGAGGAGGACGGCGAGGAGCAGGACTGGCAGGAGCGCGCGCTGTGCGCGCAGACCGACCCCGAGGCGTTCTTCCCGGAGAAGGGCGGCTCCACCCGCGAGGCCAAGCGCATCTGCTCGGGCTGCGAGGTGCGCGCGGAGTGCCTCGAGTACGCCCTGGCCCACGACGAGCGCTTCGGCATCTGGGGCGGGCTGTCCGAGCGTGAGCGGCGCAGGCTGCGCCGCGCCGCCTCCTGA